The Thunnus maccoyii chromosome 24, fThuMac1.1, whole genome shotgun sequence DNA window CGACCTGGGTGGCGGGAAGAGAATCCGGGGCATCTGGAAGAACTACTACTCGGAGTCGCACGGCGTGGTGTTTGTGGTGGACTCCAGCGACGTGCAGCGGATCCAAGAGACACGGGAGACCATGGCCGAGGTCCTCCAGCACCCGCGCATCGCTGGCAAACCAGTGCTAGTGTGAGTGATCGTACTTTATCTTCATTTACATGCTGCATCAAGAAGTTGTACAGTGTATTAAAAatgtaggggaaaaaaaacgaCCTTTGACCCTGTGAGACACAGTGGGGAAAATGTAAAAGATGAGGAGATAATAAAGAAATTGCCCAGCCTAAAAGTCTGAGTCCTTGGTCCAATTTGCTGCTGAATATGTGCACTGAAGGTTGATTTAGTGTCTGCATCTGTGGATGCATCTGCTTAATCAGTAATCAGAACACAAAGCAGGTTAGGGCACCGAGAgtttaaagtatttttccaGGTATGCAGAGTGTGTTCCAATCAACAATCTACAGTCAGGGCAGAGTCACATTTCCATAAAATTTCCATCAGATTTCCAGACACTATAACTGCAAAGATTGAGTATGATCACTGTCCTTGCAGCTACATTTTCTCCCTCATAGTCTGAGTGAGTTGATCCAGGAGCCAGTCCAGTCTAGCCATAGAAAAGAGATTGTAGAGTTTTATTCATTCAGCTTAAATTACAATCATTTgacacttgtttttatttcatttcacaacAGCAGTAACTAACATCTCTcgttttttccctctctgctgtCAGGCTCGCCAACAAACAAGACCAGGAGGGAGCGCTGGCTGAAGCAGACATCATCGAGAACCTGTCGTTAGAGAAGCTTGTTAACGAGAACAAGTGTCTCTGTCAGATCGTAAGTGTTTCTGCACCTGTTGTGGACTGACAGTTGAGTGACATTAAGGGCATTTGGTTTAACTGTAGCTTCACGCTTGTATAGAAAAAAACCAGCAaggcttatttttttttctttactgtagGATAGTGTGAGATTGCATCGCAGGGATGACATAAGAGAAGCAAAACCTCAACATCAAGTTTGTTTCTTCTCTTGGTTTCTACTCCTATCCCAGGAGCCGTGCTCTGCAGTCCTGGGCTACGGCAAGAAGGTTGACAAGTCCATCAAGAAGGGCCTGAACTGGCTCCTAAGCAACATTGCCAAAGACTACGAGGCCATTACTGAGCGCGTGCAGAAGGACACGGCCGAACAGCACGCTCAGGAGGAGCAGGACAAGAAGGAGAGGGCGGAGAGAGTGCGGCGGATAcgagaggagaggtgaggacGCGGGAGGATGGAGTGTGACATGaggactgtaaaaaaaattgcaacaaCTTATCCTTAGGTGTGTATCATTATCCTGAAAGGTTAACGTCTTGTTCTTTCCGCAGAGAGAGGCAGGAGCGGGAAGAGGCAGAACGTGAGGGCAGGCAGATCCAGGAAGAGGATCCTGATGACGAGAACATGCCCAGCCCCTTCCAGCCAATCGGAAACGTCATCTCAGATGTGTGTAACTACTGTCTACAgacacagagatgaaattaaagtacattttaaacacatttgctAGTTAAAGACCAGCACTTTACAAACTTCCCTCAAGTcctgttttgatttgatttttgtcCTTCATGTCGCTCTCAGAacgaggagaaagaaaaggagaagaagaggcaAAGAGAGCCCCAGGAGGGCAGGACCAACAGCCTGAAGGCAGACGCTGatcaagaggaagaggaggacgaggaggacaACGACGAGGAGCCAGACGACACGAGACAAACGCCAGAGAACACCAGCTCAGGTGAGTGTGTTTGGACCCTGTGTGGTTATTAAGATCCTTAAAATCACCCCAGATATCCACATTTCTATTTTAGTTTATAAGTCAATACAATTTTGAAGTTACGGCTCAGAATAGCTGTCAAATGATTGGCAAATAGTTCAGTAGTTTTATCAAATCTGCTTGGTGccaacatgtttatttaaaacgatataaaaattaaagataaaaatgatGATCTGTATAGATGTGAGGGCAGCAGACACCTTTGAAGAGGCTTTTCTTGCATCTTGTGGTTCGGCTTCGCACCACGGGAAGAAAGTCCGAGCTTGCGAGATATTGAATCTGGCTTCACTTTGAAAGCAAGTGATTAAACAAATGCCCAGAGACCGCAACAAGTATTTGTTTgagatattttaaatttttaaagaGACATCTAGTCAAGTTAACTGCTTGATATTCATCCTGTGTTCCTCTCACCAAGCTCTGAGAATATCTGATACAGATGATTACACACTAAGAAGATGATTACGTGGTAAATTAAAGGGATAAAAAGATGGCAGTTGAACAGCTGAAACCAGCTCAAGTCCGGTGTTGACTATCCATGACTGAAGGCTTATTTCGGGAAACGTATGCTCAAAACGTCTCTGTACGTTACAGGTACGACAGGCGAGCAAAGCAAGAAGAAGACAAGGAAGCTGCACCTGAAGAGGAAGCACCGGGTCGACCCACTGAGGGCAGAGGACGCGCCGGCAGAGAGCCCCACCCCGCCACCCCTTCCAGGTCAGTCCGCGCATCATCACGGGCTGTTTTCATATGTGGTTTTTACACGAGCTCGCTTTAATCGTGCCAAGTGGACACAGATTCACCTGCCGACGAAGAGGCAGCCTCAGTATCACTTTCTTTTACAGGATTTTGTCTTAACAAATGtcttttctatgtttttcttttttgtagtCGGATGGGCCACACCCAAAGTTTCTAGGCTGCCAAAACTAGAGCCACTCGGGGACTCGAAACATTCCGGTAAAGCCGCGTCTAACGTCCAGTTATTCTTCATCCCTCACCGTCGACTACCATCTAATTTCATGTGTTAACTTCCTTTTGTCGTGTAGCCAAAATCAGCCGCTCACATTCTCACTAACTCGGGCTTAAGTGTGGATTAACTCGTTCTCTAACCGTCATGGCAGTGactcagtgtttcctctttaCAGTAACGCTTTTGGCTCTGGCACATGTTGCCGTTAAAACGTTTTAATTGGAAActttattataaaattaaaaaaaaaaaagttgtttgtaAGAGTGAATTCATGTGGGCTTGTTTGTTCCACACAGCAGTAATGGTACATTTCTCAGCGCGGTTGGTGTTGCAGCAGAGCGAAAACACTGAACTCTATCTGCCTCAAGATGTGTGTTGACTGTTAATTAGTATcacatcactgtttgtttccttctcccactttttttttttttcaccaggcatgtgtttgaatgtgtgtggaTCCTTCATGGTGGCAGATGTCTTAATCCAGCTCAAAGGCTTGTCTGTGTATTCATCCACATTTTTCTCCCATCTACCTCTGCGCAGCATCTTTCCACGCCTTCCACGTCTCTCTCTTGTTGCTTTAAGTCACACATAAATTgacagttttatatattttttttaaattacaggaCTGGATGTAGTGGATGTAGTTTACTAACTCAGTcgaaccttttttttccccctcctccccttccgCAGAGTTTTACAAGAAGCCTCTCCCGCCTCTCGCGAATAGGCCGCGGCCTAACGGCGACACTCACGACGTCATTTTTTAACCTAATTTAATGATCGAGGCCCTCCAATCATGgctctcccctttttttttttgtttttttgtttgctttctgtctcaAGCGAGCGGTGTGTAGACcaaccaaacacacagacacaccgcAGCCGAacccgaggaggaggagggggggggttggatGCGGCAGCCTGCGAGCGTGGTGACAAGAGGAGCGACATGGGAAACGAAGTCCTGCTCAGAGGCCGTAATACTGTCTGGTTTCACAGCAATTCAGTGTGAAACGTAGAACCTGCCCGTCAGGTTCTGTCTTCACTTGACACAAGCACATTTGGTGCTGAACTCTTTCCGCTACTGTAGGCTGaaactttatatatatttttttgttaatatcAATGTTAGTCAGTTGTGTCCAACTGAAATGCTTTTAATTGACAAAGAATGTAAATATGTTCAGTATATGATAAccttctgtgtctgtgtctgttacTGAATAATGGATTTGTACACACGCCGCCATTAAAAATGACACGTTTGCTTTTGCACCTTCAGTTTTGTAGTGTAAACAAAGGTGTAATGCAGACAGTGAACATTGATATATCGGGATATGGATGAAGAGGTAGAGCTCTTAAGTGGCTTTTCACAGCTGAGTGCTTtaaatttgatcttttttttttctttttttttaaagtggggaaacatttttcctgtttttttacagcagcagtgagtCATAGCTTGAATTGTCCTCACAGGTGAAACAGGTGAAGTGTGGGCGCACATGAAAAACACTACATCATGGTTGTTAATTGGTCAGTTTTACTAATGCTATGTCTTGACATTTCACTTAAATACTGTAAAGGTTTTATGcccatgaaaagaaaaaaaaagagattttttaaaaaactgtaatagGGAACAATGTGTGTCCTTTATCACACAGCGTCATAAAGgatctttatttattgttttaaaatgtaaacgtatgaaaatatatttgtctttatttgtctACAGGGCTACAGATTTTGTACGCGTTCCGCTGTTTACACTGTGTATCTGTTTTTAAAGTGATATTTCTCTCGAGGGAAGAATCAGCCTCAGACTCGCTGCCTCTCAGGTGGCCCCCGAGGTGCGAGCCAGCACTGTTGTTGTTCCAGCTTTCCTGGCTCGTCTCCTGCAACCATTTCCCCACTTTGAAAATAGCTAAAATTACATCtcaaaaagcacaaacacaaatcagaaaagaaaaaaaaaaaaacactaactTGGAACCACTCCATTGCCCCAGTTAAGTTTTTGTGTGTTGGAAGAGTTTGCAGTGGGATAATGAGGGAGGAGAAAGTATTACTTACACCTGGAAGAGCCCATATTGGGTCAGAACACATGAGAATAATGTGTAGCACAAGTTAGAGAGTGAAATATCACTTTAAAACCGCATTATTATATCTCAAATATATAGTACAACACTCACTCTCTTGTTAATGAGCTAGATGTttgaaaagatattttttctACGCAGTTTGAATTTTATAACCGCACaattaaagatgttttaaatatattcttAACTGATTAGAATCGATTTGTGCTCGTCTCTCTCTTTGCAGCTGCCGCTAGATTGGaaattgttgttgtgtttcatttttgGCTCGACGTGAACATCAGTTAGTTCATCATCCAGCTGCTACTTCACAAATGTGTTTGTCACTGCTTGATTGCTTGAATCACTTCTTCAGGTAATGACTTTAAAAGTTACTTTATCGTAATCAGGTTTCGTAATATAAGAACTACAGTTAAAGTTGCAACTTAACATTGTCACCGGATGGTTCGCTAAACCCACAAACAGCTATCGTCCAATCATAGCTCAGCAACAATAACTTTTTGCAACTCTGCTGGGCACGGCAGATACAATCAGCCTAAAATATGTATTCAGTCCATTCAAGTATTCACTATGACCCCAAATCCATtaatttttacacattaataatgataaaattaagGTCTTTATTAATGGATTGAACTAAATTAAGgtatttttaatgcattattTGCATCCAATTTTCTAATTAAGGGTTTTTTTACCCCATAAAACCACCTTAAATGGAAAATGAAGGCAATTTAACGTATGAATTAAGGTGTTTTAAAGAGTTTGGGTTCTGTCTTTTCAAGTTGATGGACAAATTGATGAATTTTTGGCTTAATGAAGGAGTACTTCATTTAGCCATTACTCATGCCTAAAAAGTGTAGAAAATTGCTGTTATTCCCTTCAAACTTTGACCTATTTCCAATAAGAAAACGGGccaatttgcacattttcattcacataaagttagaaaaaacaacatgaatcaCTGGATACGATGATGGGAGACTGTATTTGGGGGCAGATTTGTGGAAGTGATTTacagggttaggattagggttacATAATTATAAATCTTGAAAAACTACTCGCATCTAAATCTTTTGTGGTCACTTGTATAACTTAAGTATACATACATGTTAATTTTGATTCATAAGTTGTTCTTTCTGactttatgtgaatgaaaatgtgcaaatttgcCCGTTTTCCTACTGCTTTATCATTGTTCAGgtcacaaaagcaaagtttgaaggGAATAATAGccattttttacactttttagaTACAATCAAGAAATAACACTTGATACCCAGGAAGAAAAATTGCATTACATCGTGTTTAAACTGTTTCTATTCATTTTTAGTGTAGTTAACGACTGTTAAACTGATAATATTAGAAAAACAATTCTACTTGCAACCTGAGACAATCAAGCTGTATAACCTGAGCTGTCATCATTGTGACAGGTGAATCCAACTGAGATCAAATTATCATAACATTTACTGCGAGATGATGTTTTGCGTGTTTGACAGATAAGATTCAGATTTTTCCACTCGACCTAGAAAACACACAGGTCACTTTATATATAGCCTGACTCACTGTTTCAGATTGCAACGAACTGAATGAACTCATTACAGTTATAAAACACACGGCCCGGTGTCTGCTCACACAGCGCAGTTGTGATCTGTCACTAATACAAATTAAACCGGCCAAGGGCGAGACATTTTTCAACGTGGAATTAGGCTGTATCATAAAACAAGCGAGGCTTCATCTGAAAATGAgctacacacaaaaaagtgaagCCTGCACCCAGCTGATGATGGATAACACAAAATGGAAAGCAAGCAGTTCTTTAAAGGAATGTAGGCAATTTAAATCCCTTGTTGACAAAGTAATTACACATGTGCTGATGAGAGTGGGCTGGCTTCATCTTTTGCTCTTTATTCagacacaggagagaaaagctGATGTAACAAGAAGCCTGGATCTTTTTTTACACATATACAGCACAATTTGGAACAAAGGCTTCAGCAATCTGGTTTGTTTTTGGCTGTTGCGTATCCTCATTTAGACTCTGTCAAACATCTGTTAGCAGCGTCTACAGGCCCCGCACCCAGAACATTGCAGTAATGTGCTGTCTCATTACTGTTCTCCCCGTTGTCGATACACACAGACAAGCTTCATTTAAGTGAGTGATGTCATGACGCAGGAGTTGAAATCCTCCTGTAATGACGCCGTGTCCTGCAAGACGAGGACAGCAGATGCACCGCTGCCCTTAAGCAGGTGCTTCCAACCATCCATCCCCCCTCATTATGCTCGCGCTCTTTGATATCATCAATCTGTGATGTCCAGTGCGGTCCAGGAGCGATTTTGTGATGAAGTGTTGTAATTTACTCCCCCTCACCCTCAGCCCCCCAAAAAATATCTGCATCTGCTTTTACAGATTTTCTAAGATAACCCAGAATGCCTCTCAGCAAACCCCAGAAAGTTTTAAGTTAAGGAGAGAAGAAGTTTTTAtgttcaaattacaaaaaagccTCAAGTTTGCAAAAGCTGCAGGATCCCAAAATGAGGTTATATTGCAATTTGGTCTATTGAGGATTTAGTCATTGAAGATTTAGTCTGGAGAAATTGgtgtctcttcctcctctacaGTGGATGTCTGTATTGTGCAAATGTTGGcgtatagatagatagatagaaatgTTCTGCTATCAAATAGCAGTATGTAAGCATTAAATTCAGACATCAAGTTTATCCTATAAGCTGtaagaaatcattttttttaggtttttatttaaaaatcattgAGACATCTGGTGCAGAGCGccaccatttttttcttttattcttctgtttattctgaataaaactgctgctgctgctggatacATAAAACGCATCACTTCCTGCACACCAGAGCATTTTTCTCGGGGATGACCTACAGCGCTGGGCAGCGAGCgtttaaaacagcaaacataAAAGCTTTCATGAGCAGGGAATAGGTTGAATCACTGTTGTGTTAAATCACTTGGATACAGAGAGCAGCAAAAGGGCCGTGAACTGAGATGAAATTTTTTTTCGGGCAGTTGTGCTGTTGCCAGTAGGGCCACCATTCATCTGAAAGTGTTGACTGAAAATGCAGCATATTGGATTTGGTCACACATAACCCTCTGGTGCTGCCCTCTCTCTTATACAGCAGTGTTAATAACACCAGGTAATATTGCTGCTAGCGGTGAGGGAATTGTTCAGTTCACTGCTCATTGACTCTTGACTTCCTGAACAAGTTGGGAAGTGCtggatatactgtacacatgctGGAGGAGTCTGAAGTCTCACATGCACAGTAACTCATGCCAAGACATTCTTAAGATGTGAGTGCTACTATCACATTATTAGTGGGACATTTCAAGGTGGTTAACAGGTGTAATTGCATTAGAAACCAAAGACAATAACAGCGCACTTGTATAATTTATCAGTTCAAGACATTAATtctaaatgtgtgtatataagtgtcaacaaatcacatgaaaagactgaaaccaacaattaattaaaCCTACAAACAAGTTCTGTGTGTTGCTAAAGCTAAAAAAACTGGGAAATATTCACtaaagcaccaaatgtgtatcaattcgctgctgaaaatagtccccaacaaatgcactgtttaccactgagactttttttaaaaatgaaactatatatatatttgtaacctgcttttaaagatttacatttcAGTATGAACAAATAGGCAATTGGAAAGCTTTTAATGGTATTTTTCTGCAgtattaaaaatatacaattacTCCTGCCTCATAATctataacaacaaaatatttaaaactgcatGACAAAAGGTCAAAAATAAGGtcaaaatatgacaataaagaGTAATTTACACTTGTCTAGCAGACAGTGAATTGGGATTCTTACTTAATAGCTCAGTGTTTTTAACAGAAACAACATTATTAACTAATAAATCGAGTTTTGAGCTCCCCTATTGAGCCTGATGAGTTGGTTTAGACCAATTAACCCACCTGTTGAGGTGAGTCAATGccttctctttgttttgcttgATGACCAATAGGAAACTTCTCCACTCATCCATCACGAATGTCTTTCTTTGCATTATTTCACCATGTAATCGACTTCATTGCAGTATTTTCTTCAATTGCATAATAGCTCAGACTGTTTTTCACCTCGGTATACTTTACCTCGCCAACTTCAGCCACAGAGCAATTAGAGCTGGAGGGGAGTGGGACCTCCCAAGAAAAATTAATGTAAGTGCAAAGTTGTACTTGGCTGCACGTTGCTGTTGTCTTCTTTGATAAATTAGTAAGACTGCTACTATTTTCTTGGCACTGTTGGGGAATACACTGCCACTGTGCAATATAGGTAGCAAAACATTAGCTTATAAGGGTGCAGAGAGGCCAAATAATCACAGTAAATCACAGTAAGCTTTTCTTCCCCCTGAAAGACTTAATTGTTCTGAATGAAACATAGAAAATGAGTATCAGTGCTTGGTAACTCCCTCATCTGCCCGCTTGTACTTCATATATAATtcaatagaaatataaaaaagtcAATGAAAGTCACAGAGGTTATTAAGTGTAGTCAAGCACAGTGCACGGACTCGCTTGCCTCTGCAATGTCATCAATTTTTGACCAACAGCAGGATGTCTTACATCTCCAAGTTTTGTCCTGACTCTTCAAGTTTATGGTCTTCCAACCGAGTTGGCAGCAGATCAAAAAAACAGACGGATGTTCTCTTGTGCCACAACACCTACCTGAGAGCTCTCAGCAAGCGCTATCATGCAGACAACGCCTGGATATACCACTCAGGTAAGATGCTGAAACGCTCCTGTCCCTGGATACTCAATACAATCTGATCTATACTAgatttgctttttattatttggAATTCAGGGGGGTGGGAGTGAAAATATTAAGTAACCACAAAGCTGCCTATCACACCTTGAATGAGTTGGACTAAAGCTTATATAGCCTACAGCAGATTATAATAAATAAGCAGAAAGGCATTCAGTGTCTCACTCAAGGACACATGTGGGCGGATGATAGAGTGCAAACATGTGACCACTAAATCCACTCCGTAtgtggattttttaaaatactttttaattctttaaacaATGCGCAgtattttgggaaatgtacATGTACTAATGTGAAAACTCCTACCTGGCTGTCAACCGCATCATTTTGACAAGTTCAGTCCTAAATATCTCCCCGGCATCTGTCTCAAATTGGATCCCAAAGCTGTTTTGATACTACGTTCCTATTGCCGTCTTATCATTTATCTTTCACCATCTCTCTTTAAATGCAGCAACAATGCTCGCTGCAGGCAGCCGGTCACTGCAGGAAGCTCCATCTCCCTTCCTGTGCCACTAAAAGAAGACAGTGAAGAAGACAAATAAGGCATACGTTAAAGGAGGACATGCATGAGGAGGCAGAGTTAGGACACATTATGATGATAAAGTCATCAAACTCCTGTGCCTTTGATCTAGCGTCAGGCCAGAACTGAACACTCTGTTCTCCTATATTTGTGTGTCATTTAGAGCAATCAGAGGTAGATCTCTATTATGCAGTGTTTAAAAGACGCCCATGGTGAGCTGCGTGTAGACAACCTGTCATAAAACCCTGAGGGTTAAATAAAGAGCAAATAATGAACAAGTTATGTTCTAGCTTGTGGTTTGTGCATCTGTCTTTAAGACTGGATAGAAAAGGTAATAAGTAATTGAGTGTGCTTGCACGCTGGAGGGGGTTACGCTGCAGTAGGTTGAGTCTGCAGGGAGTTTACAGTGCTGTTTGGTGAATCtctgctcctgtgtgtgtgtgtttaccctCTGCGGTCATTTGTTATTGCCTGCAGAGGGCAATGCAGCTCCAGTAATCACTGTGCAACATAAATAGCACAGACAACAGAGTTGAGGATACATGGACACTATTAGCAACTGTGAGTCTTGCTATTCATCTGGGCTCAATGATGTCTTTTAGGGTGTTTCCAGGGCTGACTAAGTGTCTGACCTAAACCTGCTGACAATAAAGGAGCAAAATGTAGCTCAGGAGAGGTTAAATCTACTGTATTCAGCCCAGAGCTGGAGGGCGGTTTTAACCAAAGAGCAGCATGCTTTCATGCTTTAATGGAACCCGTGTAATGGCTCATTATGTAACTAAACAGCGTAGAAAAGGGGAAAAGTTGACGAACGTGATGGGCAAATTTTGACTGAGCTCCAGCAAGCAGCTGCTAAATGCACACATAAActgtttaaatgtacatttaatgCTGTTACATGCAGAGATGCTGCCAGCAGGGGAGCGCGGGGGGTCA harbors:
- the LOC121892386 gene encoding uncharacterized protein LOC121892386, encoding MTNRKLLHSSITNVFLCIISPCNRLHCSIFFNCIIAQTVFHLGILYLANFSHRAIRAGGEWDLPRKINFMVFQPSWQQIKKTDGCSLVPQHLPESSQQALSCRQRLDIPLSSVICHVTPCGLGPTYHHHCSHLLEESLAEERERVKKQENTAKFNMQKSMHIALYRPCNQRAVLIQINTCVPLCDVLGPLPVDNTQSHFS
- the arl13b gene encoding ADP-ribosylation factor-like protein 13B isoform X3, producing MFSLMANCCNWLKRWREPARKVTLVMVGLDNAGKTATVRGIQGENPQDVAPTVGFSKVDLKQGKFEVTIFDLGGGKRIRGIWKNYYSESHGVVFVVDSSDVQRIQETRETMAEVLQHPRIAGKPVLVLANKQDQEGALAEADIIENLSLEKLVNENKCLCQIEPCSAVLGYGKKVDKSIKKGLNWLLSNIAKDYEAITERVQKDTAEQHAQEEQDKKERAERVRRIREERERQEREEAEREGRQIQEEDPDDENMPSPFQPIGNVISDNEEKEKEKKRQREPQEGRTNSLKADADQEEEEDEEDNDEEPDDTRQTPENTSSGTTGEQSKKKTRKLHLKRKHRVDPLRAEDAPAESPTPPPLPVGWATPKVSRLPKLEPLGDSKHSEFYKKPLPPLANRPRPNGDTHDVIF
- the arl13b gene encoding ADP-ribosylation factor-like protein 13B isoform X1, with product MFSLMANCCNWLKRWREPARKVTLVMVGLDNAGKTATVRGIQGENPQDVAPTVGFSKVDLKQGKFEVTIFDLGGGKRIRGIWKNYYSESHGVVFVVDSSDVQRIQETRETMAEVLQHPRIAGKPVLVLANKQDQEGALAEADIIENLSLEKLVNENKCLCQIEPCSAVLGYGKKVDKSIKKGLNWLLSNIAKDYEAITERVQKDTAEQHAQEEQDKKERAERVRRIREERERQEREEAEREGRQIQEEDPDDENMPSPFQPIGNVISDNEEKEKEKKRQREPQEGRTNSLKADADQEEEEDEEDNDEEPDDTRQTPENTSSGTTGEQSKKKTRKLHLKRKHRVDPLRAEDAPAESPTPPPLPVGWATPKVSRLPKLEPLGDSKHSGMCLNVCGSFMVADVLIQLKGLSVYSSTFFSHLPLRSIFPRLPRLSLVALSHT
- the arl13b gene encoding ADP-ribosylation factor-like protein 13B isoform X6, with the protein product MFSLMANCCNWLKRWREPARKVTLVMVGLDNAGKTATVRGIQGENPQDVAPTVGFSKVDLKQGKFEVTIFDLGGGKRIRGIWKNYYSESHGVVFVVDSSDVQRIQETRETMAEVLQHPRIAGKPVLVLANKQDQEGALAEADIIENLSLEKLVNENKCLCQIEPCSAVLGYGKKVDKSIKKGLNWLLSNIAKDYEAITERVQKDTAEQHAQEEQDKKERAERVRRIREERERQEREEAEREGRQIQEEDPDDENMPSPFQPIGNVISDNEEKEKEKKRQREPQEGRTNSLKADADQEEEEDEEDNDEEPDDTRQTPENTSSGTTGEQSKKKTRKLHLKRKHRVDPLRAEDAPAESPTPPPLPASGV
- the arl13b gene encoding ADP-ribosylation factor-like protein 13B isoform X5, with protein sequence MFSLMANCCNWLKRWREPARKVTLVMVGLDNAGKTATVRGIQGENPQDVAPTVGFSKVDLKQGKFEVTIFDLGGGKRIRGIWKNYYSESHGVVFVVDSSDVQRIQETRETMAEVLQHPRIAGKPVLVLANKQDQEGALAEADIIENLSLEKLVNENKCLCQIEPCSAVLGYGKKVDKSIKKGLNWLLSNIAKDYEAITERVQKDTAEQHAQEEQDKKERAERVRRIREERERQEREEAEREGRQIQEEDPDDENMPSPFQPIGNVISDNEEKEKEKKRQREPQEGRTNSLKADADQEEEEDEEDNDEEPDDTRQTPENTSSGTTGEQSKKKTRKLHLKRKHRVDPLRAEDAPAESPTPPPLPEFYKKPLPPLANRPRPNGDTHDVIF
- the arl13b gene encoding ADP-ribosylation factor-like protein 13B isoform X4, which codes for MFSLMANCCNWLKRWREPARKVTLVMVGLDNAGKTATVRGIQGENPQDVAPTVGFSKVDLKQGKFEVTIFDLGGGKRIRGIWKNYYSESHGVVFVVDSSDVQRIQETRETMAEVLQHPRIAGKPVLVLANKQDQEGALAEADIIENLSLEKLVNENKCLCQIEPCSAVLGYGKKVDKSIKKGLNWLLSNIAKDYEAITERVQKDTAEQHAQEEQDKKERAERVRRIREERERQEREEAEREGRQIQEEDPDDENMPSPFQPIGNVISDNEEKEKEKKRQREPQEGRTNSLKADADQEEEEDEEDNDEEPDDTRQTPENTSSGTTGEQSKKKTRKLHLKRKHRVDPLRAEDAPAESPTPPPLPVGWATPKVSRLPKLEPLGDSKHSASGV
- the arl13b gene encoding ADP-ribosylation factor-like protein 13B isoform X2, producing MFSLMANCCNWLKRWREPARKVTLVMVGLDNAGKTATVRGIQGENPQDVAPTVGFSKVDLKQGKFEVTIFDLGGGKRIRGIWKNYYSESHGVVFVVDSSDVQRIQETRETMAEVLQHPRIAGKPVLVLANKQDQEGALAEADIIENLSLEKLVNENKCLCQIEPCSAVLGYGKKVDKSIKKGLNWLLSNIAKDYEAITERVQKDTAEQHAQEEQDKKERAERVRRIREERERQEREEAEREGRQIQEEDPDDENMPSPFQPIGNVISDNEEKEKEKKRQREPQEGRTNSLKADADQEEEEDEEDNDEEPDDTRQTPENTSSGTTGEQSKKKTRKLHLKRKHRVDPLRAEDAPAESPTPPPLPGMCLNVCGSFMVADVLIQLKGLSVYSSTFFSHLPLRSIFPRLPRLSLVALSHT